The proteins below come from a single Branchiostoma floridae strain S238N-H82 chromosome 5, Bfl_VNyyK, whole genome shotgun sequence genomic window:
- the LOC118416415 gene encoding uncharacterized protein LOC118416415: MDKGQEKCTICGRSFSYKSNLTRHMKTHFTKENKCDVCGRTFTQQYQLKAHLKQHQYPKIPQYRPGQARLSYSDEAKKVAEQVASSAGVSIDPTWLNPEKAEAEARKSGGEVWRAQIVCTFGMYAGQSFKWLLENDVGWVVWLLSQYILKGEQNDLLKWQKTQLLEFVKEFPSVTYELDKKLEKEKQKEERKTLMAAPEQDSNYATDAELLACAENVLDESVVAVSTQLTTWGELKPGEDGPSTSQARPSSPTEAIDSRGVVLEGWQTYWDEAPASAQALGMAAPNIKWLKHDETYGLFEPSSTYTNTKGETVERKLLKKKMEFHPPPLPTSMKGAVPNMLSFFATRAFFWRPVGVMKAKIRCPNSNCQAPPGDITITIKQNSS; the protein is encoded by the exons ATGGATAAGGGCCAGGAAAAGTGCACCATTTGTGGCAGGAGTTTCTCTTACAAGTCGAACTTGACACGTCACATGAagacccatttcacgaaggaaAACAAGTGTGATGTTTGCGGGAGAACCTTCACCCAGCAGTACCAGTTGAAGGCCCACCTCAAACAACACCAGTACCCAAAGATCCCGCAGTACAGACCTGGACAGGCAAGGTTGTCATATTCAGATGAAGCTAAGAAAGTCGCAGAGCAAGTGGCCAGTTCAGCCGGTGTATCGATTGACCCCACATGGCTGAATCCTGAAAAGGCAGAGGCAGAGGCAAGGAAGTCTGGAGGGGAGGTTTGGAGAGCACAGATAGTCTGCACATTCGGAATGTATGCCGGGCAGTCCTTCAAGTGGTTACTCGAAAACGATGTAGGATGGGTGGTGTGGTTGCTCAGCCAGTACATCTTGAAGGGGGAGCAGAACGACTTGCTGAAGTGGCAAAAGACACAACTGCTGGAATTCGTGAAGGAGTTCCCATCGGTGACATATGAACTTGACAAGAAGTTGGAG AAGGAGAaacaaaaggaagaaagaaagacgCTGATGGCTGCGCCGGAGCAGGATTCTAACTACGCCACTGATGCTGAACTGTTGGCTTGTGCAG AAAATGTCCTTGATGAGTCGGTGGTGGCAGTCTCCACCCAGCTTACCACCTGGGGAGAGCTCAAACCAGGGGAAGATGGACCTAGCACATCTCAAGCAAGACCCTCATCTCCAACAGAGGCCATTGACTCCAGGGGTGTAGTGCTGGAGGGATGGCAGACATACTGGGACGAAGCACCTGCATCTGCTCAAGCCCTTGGTATGGCGGCACCGAACATCAAGTGGCTTAAACATGACGAGACTTACGGTCTCTTTGAACCCTCATCCACGTACACGAATACCAAAGGAGAGACGGTGGAGAGAAAGCTGTTAAAGAAGAAGATGGAGTTCCACCCACCTCCTCTACCTACATCTATGAAGGGAGCAGTGCCCAACATGCTGTCCTTTTTCGCTACTCGTGCCTTCTTCTGGAGACCGGTCGGTGTTATGAAAGCCAAGATCCGCTGCCCCAACTCCAACTGCCAAGCACCACCTGGGGA cATCACTATCACCAtcaagcagaactccagttag